From the genome of Nitrospira sp.:
CGATTGGGAGCGCGCGTGGGTGAAGAGCGGCTCTTTCATCCCTCCGAGACCGAACTGCCCTCGTTTGTGTTGTGTGTTCAGGATGGGGAACCGGTGGGTCGCCCCGCCACGTTGTCGCTTCGCCCCGAAGTCCTCCGCATGTCCGCTGAGCGGCCGGCTTCTCCCGGTCCCATGCTACCCGGTCGCGTTGAAAAGATTCTCTTTGCGGGAAGTGATACGAAGTATCTGGTGCGAGTCGGCCGCGAGAGCCTCTGGGAGGCGAGGACGAGCGGAACGGCGACACCCTCCTTCACGTTGGGGGAAGGCATTTTCCTCCAGTGGCACTCCTCCGACGGGCAATTGTTCTTCGAGTGAGCATGCAGACACACGACGCTCGAATGCCTTCCTCGAAGCCGCGAAGTTCATGCCTTTCCTGTTGGCTGGCCGCTCCAGGTTTGGTCTGGATGGCCCTGTTTTTTCTCGTTCCGCTCGGGTTGGTCTTTGCCATCAGTTTTGCGTCGCGCGGCACGTATGGCGGCATCGTGTGGGAGTTCACCACGGCGAATTATGGCGATCTCCTGCATCCGCTCTACGGCAAGATTGTGGCGCAGTCGCTCTGGTATGCGTCGCTCACCACGGCTGGCTGTTTCGTGCTGGGGTTTCCACTAGCCTACGTGATTGCCAGGAGTCCGGCCCGCTGGCAACCGCTGCTGCTGCTCCTGGTGATGTTGCCGTTCTGGACGAACTTTCTCGTGCGCACCTATGCCTGGATGATCCTCCTGCGGCATGACGGTTTGATCAATAGCGTCTTGCTGTCTCTGGGGCTTGTTACGGCTCCGCTGGAGTTGCTCTATACGCCGACGGCAGTCGTGATCGGACTGGTCTATGGGTACCTGCCGTTTATGGTGCTACCCCTGTATGTGGCGGTCGAGAGATTGGATCCGGTTCTGGTGGAAGCTGCGTGGGATCTCTATGCGTCCCGCTGGGCCGTGTTCTCACGAGTGGTGGTGCCGTTGACGATGCCCGGCATCGTCGGGGGATGCGTGCTGGTGTTCATTCCGTCCATCGGTTCGTTTATCACGCCGGACCTGCT
Proteins encoded in this window:
- a CDS encoding ABC transporter permease; translated protein: MALFFLVPLGLVFAISFASRGTYGGIVWEFTTANYGDLLHPLYGKIVAQSLWYASLTTAGCFVLGFPLAYVIARSPARWQPLLLLLVMLPFWTNFLVRTYAWMILLRHDGLINSVLLSLGLVTAPLELLYTPTAVVIGLVYGYLPFMVLPLYVAVERLDPVLVEAAWDLYASRWAVFSRVVVPLTMPGIVGGCVLVFIPSIGSFITPDLLGGARSMMIGNLIQHEYLVVRDWPLGSAVSFVLMAVVMAAVLLYYRYSDRSAGPVEG